The Psychrobacillus sp. FSL K6-4046 DNA window ACACAGCTATAAGATATAGTTTGAGCTTTATAATCTATTTTCACAAGAGCAACTGCTGCTCCTCGTTTTTGAACCATAAGCTCATTGCATTTTAACAATAAGTTATCCAATGTCTCCTCAGGATATTGTTCTAAAATGTTTGGTATTACGTCAGCTGATTCTTTTGCTATTGGACCGTTCCCTAATCCATCTGCAATTGCACAAAGCATAAAATCTTCATGCTTAGATACATAGTAAGTATCACCAGATTCCGAATTCCCTGTTTTTGCTTCCTGAAAGACTAGCAACTCGACTTTTTCATCTGAGTAGTTTATCAATTTACAATTCCACCTGACGATAATATTGCCTCTTGTAATTTCTTTATTGCTTTGCGTTGAATTCTCGATACATGCATTTGCGAAATACCGAGACGGTCGCCTGTTTCTTTCTGACTCAGCTGCTCCATGTATGTAAGTAAAATTATCTCTTTTTCTCTTTCCGACAACACATTAAAAGCTTCGGCTACAAGTAAGCGCTGATCCGTTTTTTCAAACTCCCCGTCTGTCTGACCAATTACATCAAACAACGTTATAGTGCTACCATCTGCATCGGATTCTAAGGAATGATCCATTGACAATGCTTGATAGCTTTTGCCCATTTCCATTGCTTCTAGAACATCTTCAACTTCTACATCCAGATAATCTGCAATTTCCGGGACTAAGGGAGATCTTTGAAACTCAGTTGTTAGCACTTCCACTGCCGATCTAATACGTGGACCTAATTCTTTTATTCTTCTTGGAACATGAACTGCCCAAGTCTTGTCTCTGAGAAATCTTTTTATTTCACCTATAATCGTCGGAATGGCAAAAGCTTCAAAGTTTTTACCAAAGGACGGATCGTATCTTCTAATGGCCCCTAATAGACCAAGCATCCCTACTTGAACTATATCCTCATGATGAGACTTACCATTAGAATATTTACGAGCAATCGACTCAACCAAACGCTCGTAGTTTAACACAAGATTTGTTTGAGCCTCTTCGCTTTCTGTCGTTTGATATTCTTTAATCCACTTTAATATTTGTTCCTTTGACTCTTTAGGAAGAGATGTGTTCGACATTATCATCCACCTGCTTTACTCCGACATGCTTCGTCATAAATACAGTTACACCCTCTTGGTGATGAACTTTTACTTCATCCATCAATGTTTCGATAAGGTATAAGCCAAGCCCTCCTTCACGTAAGAATGATCCCTCCTCTAAATCATGGTAAGGTCCCACTTGCGCTTTTGTTTCCTCAAAGTTAAAACTTTTTCCATGGTCTGCAATCATAATTTCGATTCTATCAGAATATAACGCACAACCAATTACTACTTCGCCGTCCTCATCTTCTGCATAAGCATGCTGAACTGCATTAGTAATTGCTTCACTCGCTGCAATCTTTAAATCTTCAATATCATCATAAGAAAAGCCCATCCGATTCGCCAGCCCTGAAATTGTAAGACGTGCTACACTCACATATTGAGGCTTTGCAGGCAAACGAATCTCTACATAATCAAACGGTTTCATCTATTTTCACCTCTTCGCTTGCTTGAATGTCCATTATGTCCCCTAACCCAGTTATATCAAACAATCTTTTAAGGCGAGGTGAAAGTCCCGTTAATTCCATGTGGACATTAGACTCTTTAGCACTTTTATAAAAACCTACAAATACACCTAATCCAGTACTATCCATATATGATACGTCCGATAAATTTAACTCGACACGTGAATCTTCTTTTAAATTAATTTCTGAAAGCTTTTCTCTTAACAAAGGTGCTGTAAATGCATCAATCTCACCTTTAATAATTCCTTTGATACGCATTTCTTCTTCGTATAGTTCTACTGATATATTCATAATCAAATTATCCCCCGTTTTCACTATATATACGTATCTATACCACGATACAATCATTGTTAAACATTTTTATAGCGATTTCTTGAAAATGACTAGAGTGAAATCATCACGTTGTTCAAATTCCTGCAATTCCTCTAGCTTATGGAATACATATTCGACCATTTCTTGAGCCGGCTTATCTTTTACGCTTTCAATAATACTTAGTATTATATTTTGGTCAATAAAGCCTTCCTTCGAACGACATTCCGTTACACCATCGGTCATCATTACAACAAAGTCGTCTTTTTCTAACGTAATAGAATGTTGCTCGTATTTGACATTAGGAACTACACCAAGCAATAAGCCTTTTGCCTGAAGTTCTTTAAACTCTCCTGTGTGAGCACAATAGAACAATGGTGGCTCATGTCCTGCTGAAGCATAAGTGAATTCACTCAGTGCTGTATCGTATGTTCCGTAAAACATCGATATAAACATAGAATCACTAACACT harbors:
- a CDS encoding PP2C family serine/threonine-protein phosphatase; its protein translation is MINYSDEKVELLVFQEAKTGNSESGDTYYVSKHEDFMLCAIADGLGNGPIAKESADVIPNILEQYPEETLDNLLLKCNELMVQKRGAAVALVKIDYKAQTISYSCVGNIKFYMYQRSTGKMIYPLPVMGYLSGRKQKINTQTYPCAKDDLFLLHSDGVVMKSPKSTIKESSGTKCLYETVYKEIEHGDDATFIVGSLLS
- the sigB gene encoding RNA polymerase sigma factor SigB, producing the protein MSNTSLPKESKEQILKWIKEYQTTESEEAQTNLVLNYERLVESIARKYSNGKSHHEDIVQVGMLGLLGAIRRYDPSFGKNFEAFAIPTIIGEIKRFLRDKTWAVHVPRRIKELGPRIRSAVEVLTTEFQRSPLVPEIADYLDVEVEDVLEAMEMGKSYQALSMDHSLESDADGSTITLFDVIGQTDGEFEKTDQRLLVAEAFNVLSEREKEIILLTYMEQLSQKETGDRLGISQMHVSRIQRKAIKKLQEAILSSGGIVN
- the rsbW gene encoding anti-sigma B factor RsbW, encoding MKPFDYVEIRLPAKPQYVSVARLTISGLANRMGFSYDDIEDLKIAASEAITNAVQHAYAEDEDGEVVIGCALYSDRIEIMIADHGKSFNFEETKAQVGPYHDLEEGSFLREGGLGLYLIETLMDEVKVHHQEGVTVFMTKHVGVKQVDDNVEHISS
- a CDS encoding STAS domain-containing protein; the protein is MNISVELYEEEMRIKGIIKGEIDAFTAPLLREKLSEINLKEDSRVELNLSDVSYMDSTGLGVFVGFYKSAKESNVHMELTGLSPRLKRLFDITGLGDIMDIQASEEVKIDETV